One Epinephelus lanceolatus isolate andai-2023 chromosome 10, ASM4190304v1, whole genome shotgun sequence genomic region harbors:
- the LOC144464393 gene encoding uncharacterized protein LOC144464393, translating to MDPFEELGINVAHSVIITGVTNTQAENEIIDHLHSYGELKTSFTVTDRESPFYKNLAVEFINAAALAQLKPHLPYTYTSRVAADVEFVVSLLSSERAATVTVGTTPSPDYLQVLRRLSQQSGQSFDNVLKGVFDQISAHLGIAATGEEYEEEDTVEVLSSQQAGHSSTDQQEPQPQPNSPVNLGPRISLAGNDLTPPEVQRVVVEHIVRRDDVNIQPLSSLRLRTFSGKLPKPQHEADYDSWRSQIELLNADPSLVPLHITRRILESLLPPAADLVKSLGPNALPATFLNVLDSAYATVEDGEELFAKFLNTLQDHGERPSAYLQRLQLTLSTVVKRGGVPAAETNKCKCY from the exons ATGGATCCCTTTGAGGAACTTGGTATCAATGTTGCTCATTCTGTTATTATTACTGGTGTAACAAACACTCAAGCAGAAAATGAGATTATTGATCATTTACATAGTTACGGTGAACTTAAAACATCGTTTACTGTTACAGACCGTGAAAGTCCATTTTATAAAAATCTGGCCGTCGAATTTATTAACGCTGCTGCCTTGGCACAGCTAAAACCGCATTTGCCATATACTTACACATCTCGTGTAGCTGCAGACGTTGAATTTGTTGTTTCATTACTTTCGAGTGAGCGCGCTGCCACAGTCACAGTGGGGACTACCCCATCCCCTGACTACCTCCAAGTGCTGAGACGTCTTTCCCAGCAGAGTGGCCAATCCTTCGACAACGTCTTGAAGGGAGTCTTTGACCAAATAAGTGCACATTTGGGAATAGCAGCTACTGGAGAGGAGTATGAAGAGGAAGACACTGTTGAGGTACTCTCCTCACAGCAAGCGGGTCATTCCTCCACTGACCAGCAAGAACCTCAACCCCAGCCAAATTCACCTGTAAATCTGGGACCGAGAATTTCGCTCGCTGGAAATGATTTGACCCCCCCTGAGGTACAAAGAGTTGTAGTTGAGCATATTGTGCGCAGAGATGATGTAAATATTCAACCTCTGTCTTCACTCCGACTACGCACCTTCTCAGGGAAGCTTCCAAAACCACAACACGAAGCAGATTATGATTCCTGGAGGTCTCAAATTGAACTTTTGAATGCAGATCCAAGCCTTGTACCATTGCATATCACAAGACGCATTCTGGAAAGCTTACTTCCCCCAGCTGCTGACCTGGTGAAGAGTTTGGGACCTAATGCATTGCCTGCTACTTTTCTGAATGTTCTTGATTCTGCTTACGCCACTGTTGAAGACGGGGAAGAGTTATTTGCCAAATTTCTTAATACTCTTCAAGACCATGGGGAACGACCATCTGCATATCTGCAGAGGCTCCAGCTTACTCTCAGCACAGTGGTGAAGCGTGGTGGGGTTCCAGCAGCTGAAACGAACAA ATGTAAGTGCTATTGA